The following coding sequences are from one Paenibacillus sp. FSL R5-0912 window:
- the leuB gene encoding 3-isopropylmalate dehydrogenase codes for MSEVKKIAVIAGDGIGPEVVAEAEKVLKRTEEVFGFAFETEHALFGGIAIDERGTPLPEDTLEICRSADAVLLGAVGGPKWDNNPKELRPETGLLGIRKALGLFSNLRPAVVFDCLKDASTLKPEVLEGTDLMVVRELTGGIYFGEKLRRQGEHGEEAVDTCVYNVTEVERIVRQAFEIAGKRRNKLASVDKANVLETSRLWREVVNRLAPEYPQVELEHVLVDNCAMQLLRRPSSFDVIVTENMFGDILSDEAAMLTGSIGMLASASLGEGSYGLYEPVHGSAPDIAGQGLANPIATILSLALMFRMTFGYEEAAAAIEAAVAEVLDAGHRTSDIAVDKSKAISTTEMGDLIVAAIRRA; via the coding sequence ATGAGCGAGGTTAAGAAAATCGCCGTAATTGCCGGGGACGGTATCGGACCTGAAGTTGTGGCAGAAGCGGAAAAAGTATTGAAAAGAACGGAAGAAGTGTTTGGCTTTGCTTTTGAAACGGAGCACGCCCTCTTCGGCGGAATTGCCATTGACGAGCGGGGAACACCGCTGCCGGAGGATACGCTGGAAATCTGCCGCAGTGCAGATGCCGTACTCCTGGGAGCCGTTGGCGGACCAAAGTGGGATAACAACCCGAAGGAGCTGCGCCCGGAAACGGGACTGCTGGGTATCCGCAAAGCACTGGGTCTGTTCTCCAATCTGCGTCCTGCAGTTGTCTTCGACTGCCTGAAGGATGCTTCAACGCTGAAACCGGAAGTACTGGAAGGCACGGACCTGATGGTGGTGCGTGAGCTGACAGGCGGTATTTATTTCGGTGAGAAGCTGCGCCGTCAGGGTGAACACGGGGAAGAAGCTGTTGATACCTGCGTGTACAACGTAACGGAAGTAGAGCGCATTGTACGCCAGGCGTTCGAGATTGCCGGCAAACGCCGGAATAAGCTGGCCAGTGTCGATAAAGCCAATGTGCTGGAGACCTCGCGCCTCTGGCGTGAGGTAGTAAACAGACTGGCACCGGAATATCCGCAGGTAGAGCTGGAGCATGTGCTGGTGGATAACTGTGCAATGCAGCTGCTGCGCCGCCCTTCGAGCTTCGATGTTATCGTTACTGAGAACATGTTCGGAGATATTCTGAGTGATGAAGCAGCGATGCTGACCGGTTCCATCGGTATGCTGGCTTCCGCTTCACTGGGAGAAGGCAGCTACGGTCTCTATGAGCCGGTACACGGCTCTGCGCCTGATATTGCCGGCCAGGGGCTCGCGAATCCGATCGCGACGATTCTGTCGCTTGCGCTGATGTTCCGCATGACCTTCGGCTACGAAGAGGCAGCGGCTGCCATAGAAGCAGCTGTCGCTGAAGTGCTCGATGCCGGTCACCGGACCAGCGATATCGCGGTAGACAAGAGCAAGGCAATCAGTACTACTGAGATGGGCGATCTGATTGTTGCTGCTATCCGCAGAGCCTAG
- a CDS encoding peroxiredoxin produces MAERLVGKPAPDFFMETVTGDGKDFGKVSLSDYRGKWLVFFFYPLDFTFVCPTEITALSDAAADFAELDTEILGVSIDSIHSHKAWLTTPKDMNGLGPVNFPLASDITKKVASDYGVLIEEEGIALRGLFIIDPDGELKYQVVNHNDVGRSVEETLRVLQALQSGGLCAMNWKPGDKNL; encoded by the coding sequence ATGGCAGAACGTTTGGTAGGTAAACCAGCCCCTGATTTCTTCATGGAGACAGTAACGGGCGACGGTAAGGATTTCGGTAAGGTTAGCTTGTCCGACTATCGCGGCAAATGGCTTGTATTCTTCTTTTATCCGCTTGATTTCACATTTGTATGTCCGACCGAAATTACAGCACTGAGTGATGCTGCGGCTGATTTCGCAGAACTCGATACAGAAATTCTTGGGGTGAGCATCGACTCCATCCACAGCCACAAAGCCTGGTTGACAACCCCTAAGGATATGAATGGCCTTGGTCCGGTTAACTTCCCGCTGGCGTCTGATATCACGAAGAAGGTTGCCAGCGATTATGGCGTCCTGATCGAAGAAGAAGGTATCGCACTCCGCGGATTGTTCATTATCGATCCTGATGGCGAACTGAAATATCAAGTGGTTAACCACAATGATGTAGGCCGCAGTGTAGAAGAAACTCTGCGTGTTCTGCAGGCTCTGCAATCCGGCGGGCTATGCGCTATGAACTGGAAACCAGGCGACAAGAATCTGTAA
- a CDS encoding ATP-binding protein, with translation MISQYQESLLLPARTFQSGPMDTTYEDVLEHIDSGIMLFDEEGVLTFVNKQMYGILELNRHSLLGCTLNHLLAHIQLSRFKKKQVLRSYREMVVKGKPSYEFVDEYGRYWRASLCSGEQMKGCYLFTLKEISDFKLIEQTAYQNDSLAMLGRLSASIAHEIRNPLTAIRGFIQLLHPHLHLLGKEEYAKIILAEIDRANDIIHEFLTSSKPSVPQVSMIPVSALLKEVVLLTESEALMKGCQINLQVLQEDLFISGDTKQMKQVVLNMIRNAMEAISERADDSMGRIEVGARKEGTEVRIFISDNGKGMDICTLDRLFNPFFTTKENGTGLGLSVSDRIIKNHGGCISVSSRLNEGTRFVISLPLIH, from the coding sequence GTGATAAGCCAATATCAGGAAAGCTTGCTTTTACCGGCAAGAACGTTTCAATCTGGACCGATGGATACTACATATGAGGATGTTCTGGAGCATATCGACAGCGGAATTATGCTTTTTGATGAAGAGGGAGTTCTGACGTTCGTAAATAAGCAGATGTACGGTATACTGGAGCTTAACCGCCATTCTCTACTCGGCTGCACTCTGAACCATCTGTTAGCCCATATTCAATTAAGCCGTTTTAAGAAGAAACAGGTATTGCGGAGCTACCGTGAAATGGTGGTCAAAGGTAAGCCAAGCTATGAATTTGTAGATGAATATGGCCGGTACTGGCGCGCTTCTCTCTGCAGTGGAGAGCAGATGAAGGGCTGCTACCTGTTCACGCTTAAAGAGATCTCAGACTTTAAGCTGATTGAACAGACAGCATACCAGAACGACAGTCTGGCGATGCTCGGCAGATTATCGGCTTCAATTGCCCATGAGATCCGCAACCCGCTGACTGCGATCCGGGGTTTTATTCAATTGCTGCATCCCCATCTTCACCTGCTCGGCAAGGAGGAGTATGCGAAGATTATATTGGCTGAGATTGATCGTGCCAATGACATTATTCATGAATTTCTGACTTCCTCCAAGCCATCGGTACCACAGGTCAGTATGATTCCTGTCTCGGCGCTGCTTAAGGAAGTTGTTCTGCTTACAGAGAGTGAAGCGCTGATGAAGGGCTGCCAGATTAATCTGCAGGTGCTTCAGGAAGATCTGTTCATCTCCGGAGACACGAAACAAATGAAGCAGGTCGTCTTAAACATGATTCGAAACGCTATGGAAGCGATCTCGGAGAGAGCGGATGATTCCATGGGCAGAATAGAGGTCGGAGCACGCAAAGAAGGAACAGAGGTGCGGATTTTTATCTCTGACAATGGCAAGGGCATGGATATCTGCACACTGGATAGGCTGTTCAATCCTTTCTTTACCACGAAGGAGAATGGTACGGGATTAGGACTCTCGGTCAGTGACCGTATCATCAAGAATCATGGAGGCTGCATCTCTGTCAGCAGCCGGCTGAATGAGGGAACCCGGTTCGTGATTTCGCTTCCACTCATTCATTAA
- a CDS encoding leucyl aminopeptidase: MNIEWSSGSEAASLQGDALCFIVSEAQAQGEGLSAEWAERISLLSRAGLFSGKLGQIHLLPVTGRPELPVVILAGSGNGSASAHDLRLLMAQAARAAHRLKAATLIVQIPDQLNQLPEALKAETAGQVLAEGLVLGAYRRRQYKLEQPGYAGLSAVRLHMERQSEESEDKRWKTGMLRGQAFGEATNLARDLTNLPGNLLTPSELAAAAIKVAERHGLPAEVLDEREIELKGMGGLQAVGKGSVNPPRMIAIRYQGTNQWENVVGIVGKGITFDTGGISLKRAPGMEDMISDMGGAAAVLGVMEALGRLRPRINVVMLIPSAENMPAGNAFKPGDIITSLSGRTIEVLNTDAEGRVVLGDAITYAREWGAERIIDVATLTGAVLSILGDVATGAVTNDEEFLAELLEASRLSGEQIWALPVYPEFREMLKSEVADIRNAAGRYGGATTAGLFIGEFAEGLPWIHLDIAGTAFLSKERGVNPKGATGVMVRTLLEYLLRLAPGSGFEADTAQFSS, translated from the coding sequence ATGAATATTGAATGGAGCAGCGGTTCAGAGGCAGCTTCGCTGCAAGGCGATGCCTTATGTTTCATAGTCTCGGAGGCACAGGCGCAGGGAGAAGGACTTTCGGCGGAATGGGCGGAGAGGATCAGCCTGTTGTCCAGGGCAGGGCTGTTTAGCGGCAAGCTGGGGCAAATTCACCTGCTGCCGGTGACTGGCCGTCCGGAGCTGCCGGTTGTCATTCTGGCCGGAAGCGGCAATGGCAGCGCATCAGCCCATGACCTGCGGCTGCTGATGGCACAGGCCGCCAGGGCGGCTCACAGACTGAAGGCTGCTACCCTGATCGTGCAGATCCCCGATCAGCTGAACCAGCTGCCTGAGGCCCTGAAGGCAGAGACAGCAGGCCAGGTCCTTGCAGAAGGCCTGGTCCTTGGGGCCTACCGCCGCAGACAATACAAGCTGGAGCAGCCGGGCTACGCCGGCTTAAGCGCCGTAAGGCTGCATATGGAGCGTCAGTCCGAAGAGTCAGAGGATAAGCGATGGAAAACAGGCATGTTGCGGGGGCAGGCTTTTGGGGAAGCGACGAATCTGGCCAGGGACTTAACCAATCTCCCGGGTAATCTGCTGACCCCTTCAGAGCTTGCGGCAGCAGCCATAAAAGTAGCCGAACGCCACGGCCTTCCTGCTGAGGTGCTGGATGAACGTGAGATTGAGCTTAAGGGAATGGGCGGATTACAGGCCGTAGGCAAAGGCAGTGTGAATCCGCCGCGTATGATAGCCATTCGCTATCAGGGAACCAATCAGTGGGAGAATGTGGTGGGGATTGTCGGCAAGGGCATCACCTTCGACACTGGAGGTATTTCGCTCAAAAGAGCTCCTGGGATGGAGGATATGATCAGTGACATGGGCGGTGCAGCCGCAGTACTCGGAGTCATGGAGGCCTTGGGGCGTTTGCGCCCCCGGATCAACGTGGTCATGCTTATTCCGTCGGCGGAGAATATGCCGGCAGGCAATGCTTTTAAACCTGGTGATATTATAACCTCCCTCAGCGGAAGAACGATTGAAGTGCTGAATACCGATGCGGAAGGCAGAGTGGTTCTGGGAGATGCAATCACGTACGCGCGGGAGTGGGGAGCGGAACGGATTATTGATGTCGCCACGCTAACCGGGGCCGTCTTGTCCATTCTGGGCGATGTGGCTACGGGCGCTGTAACGAATGATGAAGAGTTCCTGGCGGAGCTTCTGGAGGCCTCCAGGCTGTCAGGCGAGCAGATATGGGCCCTGCCCGTCTATCCAGAATTCCGCGAGATGCTAAAAAGCGAGGTCGCCGATATCCGCAATGCTGCCGGAAGATACGGCGGAGCTACTACAGCCGGATTATTCATCGGCGAATTTGCCGAAGGTCTGCCATGGATTCATCTGGACATTGCCGGAACGGCATTTTTGTCGAAAGAGCGGGGAGTGAACCCCAAGGGGGCAACGGGTGTGATGGTGCGTACGCTGCTGGAATATCTGCTCCGCTTAGCTCCTGGCTCTGGATTCGAGGCAGATACTGCACAGTTCTCTTCATAA
- a CDS encoding FeoB-associated Cys-rich membrane protein, which produces MIVNILIVALIFGYSGWMLYRHVQKGKEGACAGCDKSKTCSAASLDSPLSCCGTTADPKH; this is translated from the coding sequence ATGATAGTCAATATTCTGATTGTAGCGCTTATCTTCGGGTACTCCGGCTGGATGCTGTACCGTCATGTTCAAAAGGGCAAAGAAGGCGCCTGTGCCGGCTGTGACAAAAGCAAAACCTGTTCGGCCGCATCGCTGGATTCACCTTTGTCCTGCTGCGGAACTACAGCCGATCCCAAACACTAG